The Pygocentrus nattereri isolate fPygNat1 chromosome 1, fPygNat1.pri, whole genome shotgun sequence genome window below encodes:
- the LOC119263308 gene encoding uncharacterized protein LOC119263308, with amino-acid sequence MYQHIEDKSDNADSFSLFRLPGTIGLLRTEQRIFIQLSQVDVLMQFGWYLRERMQEISLDLDFQDQEQKMYVAGALNNLFNMKVCNNLKDLLTGPPVSPQATTMQRPEGLRSINQETTNTGSLSATRLADASSAEDYEDRHSDISHTKAHSILIIIFMLSLALILLASLALSAYVLYLIAQSNEKIEDFSRSQQLHRKYLEEIREWKTIIQQVLNHSTALQAK; translated from the exons ATGTATCAGCACATTGAGGACAAGTCTGACAATGCTGATTCGTTTAGTCTCTTTAGGCTGCCTGGGACGATTGGCTTGCTGAGAACTGAACAGAGGATCTTTATACAATTGAGTCAAGTGGATGTTCTCATGCAGTTTG GCTGGTATCTGAGGGAGAGAATGCAGGAGATTTCTCTGGACCTGGACTTCCAGGATCAGGAGCAGAAGATGTATGTGGCAGGCGCGCTCAATAATCTATTCAATATGAAAGTGTGCAACAACCTAAAAGACCTGCTCACAG GCCCTCCAGTCAGCCCACAGGCCACAACCATGCAAAGACCAGAAGGACTGAGGAGCATTAACCAGGAAACCACAAACACGG GGTCTCTTTCAGCTACACGGTTAGCAGATGCTAGCTCAGCTGAGGATTATGAAGACAGGCACAGTGATATATCACATACTAAAGCCCATTCCAttctcatcatcatcttcatgcTCAGTCTGGCTCTGATCCTGCTGGCCAGCCTGGCACTGTCTGCCTACGTTCTCTATCTCATAG CCCAGAGCAATGAGAAGATAGAGGACTTCTCCAGGAGCCAGCAGCTGCACAGAAAATACTTGGAGGAGATCAGAGAGTGGAAAACCATCATTCAGCAGGTCCTTAATCACTCCACTGCACTGCAGGCAAAGTGA
- the ifrd1 gene encoding interferon-related developmental regulator 1 isoform X2 has product MPWSFNILGRQHGAVQPFSDEDASIETLSHCSSFSDSTSMAEEGGEAEDTAQEDFQYKLKVYIDCTVDKSAKTRQGALDGLKTAMATKILYEFLLERRMTVTDSIERCLKKGKGEEQRAAASLACLLCIQLGSGIESEEVFKTLKPIFKTILSDGTASIQARQACATGLGLCTLVAEDDILDVYATMECFESLFTCSYVRKDGSRPSLSPQATQLHTNALLSWALLLTICSASHITTIIHKHLAKLPRLLESEDVNMRIAAGETIALLFELARDVNPEFDCEDWEPLCSKLNALATDCNKHRAKTDKRKQRSVFRDVLKAVEEGDFQTETIRFGTERMVIDSWVRKRTYDAFREFVGSGMNYHLQANEFIRDVFGLGPPVLIDSAALKAMKSSRLERHLYNAAAFKARTKARNKFRDKRVDVGEF; this is encoded by the exons ATGCCTTGGTCATTCAACATTTTGG GGCGACAGCATGGAGCTGTCCAGCCATTCAGTGATGAGGACGCTTCCATTGAGACGCTCAGCCACTGCAGCAGCTTTAGTGACTCCACCAGCATGGCAGAGGAAG GTGGAGAGGCTGAGGATACTGCTCAGGAGGATTTCCAGTACAAGCTGAAGGTTTACATTGATTGCACAGTTGATAAAAG TGCTAAAACCAGGCAAGGTGCCCTGGATGGATTGAAGACTGCAATGGCAACCAAAATCCTATATGAATTCCTTCTGGAGAGAAGAATGACTGTCACAGACAGCATTGAGCGCTGCTTGAAAAAAG GTAAAGGAGAGGAGCAGCGTGCAGCAGCCTCCCTAGCATGTCTCCTGTGCATCCAGTTAGGCTCAGGAATCGAGAGTGAAGAAGTTTTCAAGACACTCAAACCCATATTTAAGACCATCCTCAGTGATGGAACAGCAAGCATCCAGGCCAGACAGGCA tgtgcaACAGGTCTAGGCCTATGCACTCTGGTTGCAGAAGATGATATCTTG GACGTGTATGCCACTATGGAGTGCTTTGAGAGTCTCTTCACCTGCTCATATGTGCGAAAGGATGGCAGCAGGCCCTCTCTGAGCCCTCAGGCTACTCAGCTCCACACCAACGCACTGCTGTCCTGGGCTCTGTTGCTCACCATCTGCAGCGCCAGCCACATCACAACAATCATCCACAA ACATCTGGCCAAGCTGCCACGGCTGCTGGAGAGCGAGGACGTGAACATGCGAATTGCAGCCGGGGAAACCATCGCTCTACTGTTTGAGCTGGCCAGAGATGTCAACCCA GAATTTGATTGTGAGGACTGGGAGCCACTGTGCAGCAAGCTGAATGCTTTGGCCACTGACTGCAACAAACACCGTGCTAAGACTGACAAGAGGAAGCAGCGATCTGTCTTCAGGGATGTGCTGAAAGCTGTGGAG GAAGGAGACTTTCAGACGGAGACAATCCGCTTTGGCACAGAGCGAATGGTCATTGACAGCTGGGTAAGGAAGAGGACCTACGATGCCTTCCGAGAGTTTGTGGGCTCCGGAATGAACTACCATCTACAG GCAAATGAATTCATCAGAGACGTGTTTGGCCTGGGACCACCTGTGCTTATTGACTCTGCTGCGCTAAAAGCAATGAAGAGCTCCCGCCTTGAGAGG CATCTGTACAACGCTGCTGCATTCAAGGCTCGCACCAAGGCCAGAAACAAGTTTCGTGACAAGAGGGTGGATGTGGGTGAATTTTAG
- the ifrd1 gene encoding interferon-related developmental regulator 1 isoform X1, whose translation MPKSKKRNGRGRQHGAVQPFSDEDASIETLSHCSSFSDSTSMAEEGGEAEDTAQEDFQYKLKVYIDCTVDKSAKTRQGALDGLKTAMATKILYEFLLERRMTVTDSIERCLKKGKGEEQRAAASLACLLCIQLGSGIESEEVFKTLKPIFKTILSDGTASIQARQACATGLGLCTLVAEDDILDVYATMECFESLFTCSYVRKDGSRPSLSPQATQLHTNALLSWALLLTICSASHITTIIHKHLAKLPRLLESEDVNMRIAAGETIALLFELARDVNPEFDCEDWEPLCSKLNALATDCNKHRAKTDKRKQRSVFRDVLKAVEEGDFQTETIRFGTERMVIDSWVRKRTYDAFREFVGSGMNYHLQANEFIRDVFGLGPPVLIDSAALKAMKSSRLERHLYNAAAFKARTKARNKFRDKRVDVGEF comes from the exons ATGCCCAAGTCCAAGAAGAGGAACGGCAGGG GGCGACAGCATGGAGCTGTCCAGCCATTCAGTGATGAGGACGCTTCCATTGAGACGCTCAGCCACTGCAGCAGCTTTAGTGACTCCACCAGCATGGCAGAGGAAG GTGGAGAGGCTGAGGATACTGCTCAGGAGGATTTCCAGTACAAGCTGAAGGTTTACATTGATTGCACAGTTGATAAAAG TGCTAAAACCAGGCAAGGTGCCCTGGATGGATTGAAGACTGCAATGGCAACCAAAATCCTATATGAATTCCTTCTGGAGAGAAGAATGACTGTCACAGACAGCATTGAGCGCTGCTTGAAAAAAG GTAAAGGAGAGGAGCAGCGTGCAGCAGCCTCCCTAGCATGTCTCCTGTGCATCCAGTTAGGCTCAGGAATCGAGAGTGAAGAAGTTTTCAAGACACTCAAACCCATATTTAAGACCATCCTCAGTGATGGAACAGCAAGCATCCAGGCCAGACAGGCA tgtgcaACAGGTCTAGGCCTATGCACTCTGGTTGCAGAAGATGATATCTTG GACGTGTATGCCACTATGGAGTGCTTTGAGAGTCTCTTCACCTGCTCATATGTGCGAAAGGATGGCAGCAGGCCCTCTCTGAGCCCTCAGGCTACTCAGCTCCACACCAACGCACTGCTGTCCTGGGCTCTGTTGCTCACCATCTGCAGCGCCAGCCACATCACAACAATCATCCACAA ACATCTGGCCAAGCTGCCACGGCTGCTGGAGAGCGAGGACGTGAACATGCGAATTGCAGCCGGGGAAACCATCGCTCTACTGTTTGAGCTGGCCAGAGATGTCAACCCA GAATTTGATTGTGAGGACTGGGAGCCACTGTGCAGCAAGCTGAATGCTTTGGCCACTGACTGCAACAAACACCGTGCTAAGACTGACAAGAGGAAGCAGCGATCTGTCTTCAGGGATGTGCTGAAAGCTGTGGAG GAAGGAGACTTTCAGACGGAGACAATCCGCTTTGGCACAGAGCGAATGGTCATTGACAGCTGGGTAAGGAAGAGGACCTACGATGCCTTCCGAGAGTTTGTGGGCTCCGGAATGAACTACCATCTACAG GCAAATGAATTCATCAGAGACGTGTTTGGCCTGGGACCACCTGTGCTTATTGACTCTGCTGCGCTAAAAGCAATGAAGAGCTCCCGCCTTGAGAGG CATCTGTACAACGCTGCTGCATTCAAGGCTCGCACCAAGGCCAGAAACAAGTTTCGTGACAAGAGGGTGGATGTGGGTGAATTTTAG
- the ifrd1 gene encoding interferon-related developmental regulator 1 isoform X3: MAEEGGEAEDTAQEDFQYKLKVYIDCTVDKSAKTRQGALDGLKTAMATKILYEFLLERRMTVTDSIERCLKKGKGEEQRAAASLACLLCIQLGSGIESEEVFKTLKPIFKTILSDGTASIQARQACATGLGLCTLVAEDDILDVYATMECFESLFTCSYVRKDGSRPSLSPQATQLHTNALLSWALLLTICSASHITTIIHKHLAKLPRLLESEDVNMRIAAGETIALLFELARDVNPEFDCEDWEPLCSKLNALATDCNKHRAKTDKRKQRSVFRDVLKAVEEGDFQTETIRFGTERMVIDSWVRKRTYDAFREFVGSGMNYHLQANEFIRDVFGLGPPVLIDSAALKAMKSSRLERHLYNAAAFKARTKARNKFRDKRVDVGEF; this comes from the exons ATGGCAGAGGAAG GTGGAGAGGCTGAGGATACTGCTCAGGAGGATTTCCAGTACAAGCTGAAGGTTTACATTGATTGCACAGTTGATAAAAG TGCTAAAACCAGGCAAGGTGCCCTGGATGGATTGAAGACTGCAATGGCAACCAAAATCCTATATGAATTCCTTCTGGAGAGAAGAATGACTGTCACAGACAGCATTGAGCGCTGCTTGAAAAAAG GTAAAGGAGAGGAGCAGCGTGCAGCAGCCTCCCTAGCATGTCTCCTGTGCATCCAGTTAGGCTCAGGAATCGAGAGTGAAGAAGTTTTCAAGACACTCAAACCCATATTTAAGACCATCCTCAGTGATGGAACAGCAAGCATCCAGGCCAGACAGGCA tgtgcaACAGGTCTAGGCCTATGCACTCTGGTTGCAGAAGATGATATCTTG GACGTGTATGCCACTATGGAGTGCTTTGAGAGTCTCTTCACCTGCTCATATGTGCGAAAGGATGGCAGCAGGCCCTCTCTGAGCCCTCAGGCTACTCAGCTCCACACCAACGCACTGCTGTCCTGGGCTCTGTTGCTCACCATCTGCAGCGCCAGCCACATCACAACAATCATCCACAA ACATCTGGCCAAGCTGCCACGGCTGCTGGAGAGCGAGGACGTGAACATGCGAATTGCAGCCGGGGAAACCATCGCTCTACTGTTTGAGCTGGCCAGAGATGTCAACCCA GAATTTGATTGTGAGGACTGGGAGCCACTGTGCAGCAAGCTGAATGCTTTGGCCACTGACTGCAACAAACACCGTGCTAAGACTGACAAGAGGAAGCAGCGATCTGTCTTCAGGGATGTGCTGAAAGCTGTGGAG GAAGGAGACTTTCAGACGGAGACAATCCGCTTTGGCACAGAGCGAATGGTCATTGACAGCTGGGTAAGGAAGAGGACCTACGATGCCTTCCGAGAGTTTGTGGGCTCCGGAATGAACTACCATCTACAG GCAAATGAATTCATCAGAGACGTGTTTGGCCTGGGACCACCTGTGCTTATTGACTCTGCTGCGCTAAAAGCAATGAAGAGCTCCCGCCTTGAGAGG CATCTGTACAACGCTGCTGCATTCAAGGCTCGCACCAAGGCCAGAAACAAGTTTCGTGACAAGAGGGTGGATGTGGGTGAATTTTAG